A genomic segment from Pyrodictium occultum encodes:
- a CDS encoding aminotransferase class V-fold PLP-dependent enzyme has protein sequence MTPAAVVILPGSGTSAMELALRSVVRPGSKVLVLKAGFFGDYLEKSVKALGGEAATAQVGLGRGFTAAELDRLPEKNRDAAAVALQHVETSTSVANPVRELARTARSWGVPLVVDGVAPVGHGGEDGRLGC, from the coding sequence TTGACACCCGCGGCGGTCGTTATACTGCCAGGCAGCGGGACCAGCGCCATGGAGCTGGCCCTGAGAAGCGTCGTCAGGCCGGGGTCAAAGGTGCTGGTGCTGAAGGCTGGCTTCTTCGGGGACTACCTTGAGAAGAGTGTTAAGGCCCTGGGCGGCGAGGCCGCCACCGCTCAAGTTGGGCTGGGCAGGGGCTTCACAGCCGCTGAGCTGGATAGGCTGCCGGAGAAGAATAGAGACGCCGCGGCAGTCGCGCTGCAGCACGTTGAGACCTCGACGAGCGTCGCCAACCCGGTCAGGGAGCTGGCCAGGACTGCGAGGAGCTGGGGCGTGCCGCTGGTTGTGGACGGAGTGGCCCCCGTGGGGCATGGAGGTGAGGATGGACGACTGGGGTGTTGA
- a CDS encoding hyaluronate lyase — translation MARLSRRDFLKLAGTTAFFASLDWDKLIKRAIAEVKSGSINVIWFEAQDCAGNTTALIQATKPDLVDVLGGRSHIAGPGTVRLLFHETVMLSWGEETPSYAKKLAQMSPEELKAFVEKLPADDPLRKTLQAFLELGYNPGLLLTSPIDVLRLASQGKLDPFVLVLEGSFSIDEKAGGPKYSDYFCYIGDENGKPISCVEWMRRLLPRAVAVIAVGNCASYGGLVANKIVEKDFIKKMGYDLFEQWSGKGWSPSPTGAVGFFPDPIRGYKGLVDLLEEARPFRNFIYGKCKLGPGEIRGDCRPAVAVPGCPANGNGQLRVIANIVLWAKGLLPLPELDRYWRPKYIFGRTVHEQCPRAASYAAGDFRKNPGDADYRCLFAVGCKGPVSNCPWNKVGWVNGVGGPTRTGGVCIGCTMPGFTDAYEPFYKPLNAPTTPSLSTTEAGAAASAVAGAAIAYGVAKWVESKAEKAKEEQRRSS, via the coding sequence GTGGCCAGGCTTTCTCGTAGGGACTTCCTCAAGCTCGCAGGCACAACGGCGTTCTTCGCCAGCCTTGACTGGGATAAGCTGATAAAGAGGGCGATAGCAGAGGTCAAGTCCGGCAGCATAAACGTCATCTGGTTCGAGGCCCAGGATTGTGCGGGCAATACTACAGCTCTAATCCAGGCCACCAAGCCCGACCTCGTCGATGTCCTCGGCGGCCGCAGCCACATAGCAGGCCCAGGCACCGTCAGGCTGCTCTTCCACGAGACGGTTATGCTCAGCTGGGGCGAGGAGACCCCCAGCTACGCGAAGAAGCTGGCCCAGATGAGCCCCGAGGAGCTTAAGGCCTTCGTGGAGAAGCTCCCCGCCGACGATCCTCTCAGGAAGACGCTACAGGCCTTCCTCGAGCTAGGCTACAACCCCGGGCTGCTACTGACAAGCCCCATAGACGTTCTAAGGCTGGCCTCCCAGGGCAAGCTCGACCCCTTCGTGCTGGTACTTGAGGGCAGCTTCTCGATAGACGAGAAGGCCGGCGGCCCCAAGTATAGCGACTACTTCTGCTACATAGGCGACGAGAACGGGAAGCCTATATCCTGCGTCGAGTGGATGAGGCGCCTGCTGCCACGCGCAGTGGCCGTCATAGCTGTGGGCAACTGTGCCTCCTACGGCGGCCTGGTAGCAAACAAGATAGTGGAGAAGGACTTCATAAAGAAGATGGGCTACGACTTGTTCGAGCAGTGGAGCGGCAAGGGCTGGAGCCCGAGCCCCACCGGCGCCGTGGGCTTCTTCCCCGACCCGATAAGGGGCTACAAGGGGCTTGTAGACCTCCTCGAGGAGGCCAGGCCCTTCCGCAACTTCATCTACGGCAAGTGCAAGCTCGGCCCCGGCGAGATAAGGGGCGACTGCCGCCCGGCCGTTGCCGTGCCCGGCTGCCCCGCCAACGGCAACGGCCAGCTACGCGTAATAGCCAACATTGTGCTCTGGGCGAAGGGCCTGCTACCGCTGCCCGAGCTGGACCGCTACTGGAGGCCAAAGTACATCTTCGGCCGCACGGTCCACGAGCAGTGCCCGAGGGCTGCTAGCTACGCGGCGGGCGACTTCCGCAAGAACCCCGGCGACGCCGACTACCGCTGCCTCTTCGCCGTGGGCTGTAAGGGCCCGGTAAGCAACTGCCCGTGGAACAAGGTGGGCTGGGTCAACGGCGTCGGCGGCCCCACCAGGACCGGCGGCGTCTGCATAGGCTGCACCATGCCGGGCTTCACCGACGCCTACGAGCCCTTCTACAAGCCGCTTAACGCGCCGACCACGCCGAGCCTAAGCACTACCGAGGCCGGCGCAGCGGCCTCAGCAGTGGCTGGCGCGGCCATAGCCTACGGGGTTGCGAAGTGGGTCGAGAGCAAGGCCGAGAAGGCGAAGGAGGAGCAGCGCCGCAGCAGCTAG
- a CDS encoding metal-dependent hydrolase: MERSTHLVFAVSLAVTVMAELGEPPGAVMLASTVAALAAAIPDLDLHTAHRALLHNVPVMLALTILAYAASLAAAPWAAWLVAAGFLLGYSSHLLLDMLTVRGVALLYPFQRRFYRLARLRSSDPLANKLLQAASAAVAAYSLASAGMIGAR, from the coding sequence GTGGAGAGGTCGACTCACCTGGTGTTCGCGGTAAGCCTCGCAGTCACCGTGATGGCTGAGCTTGGGGAGCCCCCGGGGGCGGTCATGCTAGCCTCCACTGTAGCCGCGCTGGCCGCTGCGATACCCGACCTGGATCTCCACACCGCGCACAGGGCACTGCTCCACAACGTGCCCGTCATGCTCGCGCTAACCATCCTAGCCTACGCCGCGTCCCTCGCCGCCGCGCCCTGGGCCGCCTGGCTGGTGGCTGCAGGGTTCCTGCTCGGCTACTCCAGCCACCTGCTCCTCGACATGCTCACCGTCCGGGGGGTTGCGCTCCTCTACCCCTTCCAGCGCCGCTTCTACAGGCTGGCCAGGCTGAGGAGCAGCGACCCGCTGGCCAACAAGCTGCTACAGGCCGCCTCGGCCGCCGTGGCCGCGTACAGCCTCGCGTCGGCCGGCATGATAGGGGCGCGCTAG
- a CDS encoding bacteriohemerythrin: MQNVYKYAQLAWRCDWELPVSPGLLRRLRYWWHIRDPDVRYIVEVGVDRIPEALKPVPHTLPPPYNYAASSIEWNSRLLDDPGLVLQLLEAAEAREEFEARLPGLRGQVRHLVTGRLAEKAGPRLLILEGERLSAWLLTYGVVVTAVRLEEPGVGVSYGLQALHALDEWTGSVKVVAARLRPYVYHWGPELSVYIKGLDNQHRYLVTVLNNLYISLLAGEEKEVVDDVLKSLVDYTRFHFRSEEKLFDKYGYPRAEAHRRQHQSFVEKVTEFNEQYEAGEKQLTLSVLRFLSDWVRNHILVSDHDYGEWFYRKGLPIVDEEAARESRLARRKLGLD, translated from the coding sequence ATGCAAAACGTGTATAAGTATGCGCAACTAGCCTGGAGGTGTGACTGGGAGCTACCTGTGTCTCCCGGGCTACTACGCCGTCTTAGATACTGGTGGCACATCCGCGACCCCGATGTACGCTATATCGTGGAGGTCGGTGTAGACCGGATACCCGAGGCCCTCAAACCGGTGCCCCACACCCTCCCGCCGCCCTACAACTACGCGGCCAGCAGCATAGAGTGGAATAGTAGGCTACTCGACGACCCCGGCCTGGTCCTCCAGCTCCTCGAGGCCGCTGAGGCCCGGGAGGAGTTTGAGGCCAGGCTCCCGGGGCTCCGGGGCCAGGTTAGGCACCTGGTTACCGGGAGGCTCGCGGAGAAGGCGGGGCCTAGGCTGCTGATACTGGAAGGGGAGAGGCTCAGCGCCTGGCTCCTCACCTACGGGGTAGTGGTGACAGCTGTTAGGCTTGAAGAGCCTGGCGTCGGGGTCAGCTATGGGCTCCAGGCGCTCCACGCGCTTGACGAGTGGACCGGCAGTGTCAAAGTTGTGGCGGCTAGGCTGAGGCCCTACGTCTACCACTGGGGCCCCGAGCTGAGCGTCTACATAAAAGGCCTGGATAACCAGCACCGCTACCTCGTTACGGTGCTGAATAACCTCTACATAAGCCTCCTGGCCGGCGAGGAGAAGGAGGTGGTGGATGACGTCCTCAAGAGCCTCGTCGATTATACTAGGTTCCACTTCCGCAGCGAGGAGAAGCTCTTCGACAAGTACGGCTACCCCCGCGCCGAGGCCCACCGCCGCCAGCACCAGAGCTTCGTAGAGAAGGTGACAGAGTTCAATGAGCAGTACGAGGCCGGGGAGAAACAGCTTACGCTCAGCGTGCTCCGCTTCCTCTCCGACTGGGTGAGGAACCACATACTCGTGAGCGACCACGACTACGGGGAATGGTTCTATAGGAAGGGGCTGCCCATAGTCGATGAGGAGGCGGCCAGGGAGTCCAGGCTGGCCAGGAGAAAACTCGGCCTCGACTAG
- a CDS encoding (Fe-S)-binding protein has translation MSQEPPASELQKLIEQVKASIDWEGFDKERVEKAIRETLASLDPVKLHYLENCVGCAACAPACPYYPVSEKYGPVEKAELARHIYRKEATILGKLFGPLLNARKPKSAKDLDEIVEALYRCTNCGACYVSCPFGIDSGAIIRSMLGSIATKSGRVPTLIAIFEVVERERLFLKMPALMQIWSDVMKKAEQAIGKPLPYDKKGAEYFLLVNLSDVMFYPDGVIGAIKILDRAGLDWTLPSKPLAFRPPIAAVIALSKQTKETLTMLDSDISSYNPKNVVVLDGGFVYPWMRFELPKALGRRPSYRVLHIVELLAKLIREGRLKLKPSDDKVTWHDPCQLARRGGVTEEPNLVLSAASKGFRKLPHHGAESYCCGGGGGIGCMNLQMIEEMAKLVGMPPEYLLKGEKEKRFVEKTMEAWSIAVKRKIDDIRRSGAKIVVTACPVCMHSIAGGAQLYGLNIEVKHIAAYVAERLE, from the coding sequence ATGTCCCAGGAGCCTCCAGCCTCGGAGCTGCAGAAGCTCATAGAGCAGGTTAAGGCGAGCATAGACTGGGAGGGCTTCGACAAGGAGCGTGTAGAGAAGGCCATCCGCGAGACACTCGCCTCGCTGGACCCGGTCAAGCTCCACTACCTGGAGAACTGTGTGGGCTGTGCTGCCTGCGCCCCGGCGTGCCCCTACTACCCTGTCTCAGAGAAGTACGGGCCGGTGGAGAAGGCGGAGCTGGCCCGCCATATATACAGGAAGGAGGCAACAATACTCGGCAAGCTGTTCGGCCCCCTGCTGAACGCCAGGAAGCCGAAGAGCGCAAAGGATCTCGACGAGATAGTCGAGGCTCTCTACCGGTGCACCAACTGCGGCGCCTGCTACGTCTCCTGCCCCTTCGGCATCGACAGTGGCGCTATTATAAGGAGCATGCTGGGCAGCATAGCCACCAAGTCCGGCCGCGTGCCGACGCTAATAGCTATCTTCGAAGTCGTTGAGCGCGAGAGGCTGTTCCTAAAGATGCCGGCCCTCATGCAGATATGGAGCGACGTCATGAAGAAGGCGGAGCAGGCTATCGGCAAGCCCCTGCCCTACGATAAGAAGGGTGCCGAGTACTTCCTACTGGTAAACCTGTCCGACGTCATGTTCTACCCCGACGGCGTCATAGGCGCCATCAAGATACTCGACAGGGCCGGCCTCGACTGGACGCTGCCCAGCAAGCCACTGGCCTTCCGGCCGCCGATAGCGGCTGTAATAGCCCTCTCCAAGCAGACCAAGGAGACGCTAACGATGCTGGACTCCGACATATCAAGCTACAACCCCAAGAACGTGGTGGTGCTTGACGGAGGCTTCGTCTACCCCTGGATGAGGTTCGAGCTGCCTAAGGCGCTCGGCCGCAGGCCCAGCTACCGTGTCCTCCACATAGTAGAGCTGCTGGCCAAGCTGATCCGGGAGGGCAGGCTCAAGCTAAAGCCCAGCGACGATAAGGTCACCTGGCATGATCCCTGCCAGCTCGCCCGCCGCGGCGGCGTGACGGAGGAGCCCAACCTGGTGCTCAGCGCCGCGAGCAAGGGCTTCAGGAAGCTGCCCCACCACGGTGCTGAGAGCTACTGCTGCGGTGGCGGCGGCGGGATAGGCTGTATGAACCTGCAGATGATAGAGGAGATGGCTAAGCTGGTGGGCATGCCGCCGGAGTACCTGCTCAAGGGCGAGAAGGAGAAGAGGTTCGTCGAGAAGACTATGGAGGCCTGGTCCATAGCCGTCAAGAGGAAGATAGATGACATCCGGAGGAGCGGCGCCAAGATAGTGGTTACAGCCTGCCCGGTCTGTATGCACTCGATAGCAGGCGGCGCCCAGCTCTACGGGCTCAATATAGAGGTGAAGCACATAGCCGCCTACGTCGCCGAGCGCCTGGAGTGA
- a CDS encoding SDR family NAD(P)-dependent oxidoreductase, with product MPASSVLAHARLGSAAATERDEEPAGYVLVTGSSRGIGRAVVLRFASEGYAVAVTYRSKREQALETAERARRLGAPDVVVLRLDVSSPESLEEARRVLESRWPHLNVLVNNAGIIHFGGIDETSLEDWERVIRVNLTGVFLATKTFLPMLRRAPWASIVNLASIAGQTGNVVASAAYAASKAGVIGLTRRLAVELAPHGIRVNAVAPSFVETDMVREFIDTPEKRKRVEEMHPLRIIIQPEDVAEAVYFLATPASRAITGHVLSINAGRFTA from the coding sequence ATGCCGGCGTCCAGCGTTCTTGCGCATGCTAGACTCGGCTCGGCAGCGGCCACGGAGCGGGACGAGGAGCCGGCGGGCTATGTCCTGGTTACCGGCTCCAGCCGCGGCATAGGGAGGGCTGTGGTGCTCCGGTTCGCCTCCGAGGGCTACGCTGTGGCGGTGACCTACCGCTCTAAGCGCGAGCAGGCGCTGGAGACTGCTGAGAGGGCTCGCCGCCTCGGAGCCCCTGACGTGGTGGTGCTCCGGCTCGACGTGTCCAGCCCGGAGAGCCTCGAGGAGGCCCGCCGGGTCCTCGAGTCCCGCTGGCCTCACCTCAACGTGCTGGTAAACAACGCCGGCATCATACACTTCGGCGGCATAGATGAGACGAGCCTCGAGGACTGGGAGCGCGTCATAAGGGTCAACCTGACCGGCGTCTTCCTGGCGACGAAGACCTTCCTCCCGATGCTCCGTAGGGCGCCCTGGGCCAGCATAGTCAACCTGGCCAGCATAGCGGGGCAGACGGGGAACGTGGTGGCCTCAGCCGCCTACGCCGCCTCAAAGGCCGGGGTGATAGGGCTCACCCGCCGCCTTGCGGTGGAGCTGGCGCCCCACGGGATAAGGGTGAACGCCGTCGCCCCCAGCTTCGTTGAGACGGACATGGTGAGGGAGTTTATAGACACGCCGGAGAAGAGGAAGAGGGTTGAGGAGATGCACCCGCTGCGCATTATAATACAGCCGGAGGACGTAGCTGAGGCAGTCTACTTCCTCGCCACCCCCGCCTCAAGGGCTATAACCGGCCACGTGCTGAGCATAAAC
- a CDS encoding hydrogenase maturation protease, with product MLGVGNTLHGDDGIGYCLARGIEACGGVGGARLAAIQHLSPGHISILEGYDTVVFIDSYLSEDMPEDARVAVLEIDPAKLSEAEVAELVQEIDPHSLNPVRLVVLAYAAQLFKGRAYLVGVRPYSIEFMEGLSGEVRKAVPKALAELERLLRRLGARLRAPAGCVMEWIEENCGRPLLD from the coding sequence GTGCTTGGCGTGGGTAACACCCTACACGGGGACGACGGGATAGGCTACTGCCTGGCCCGCGGCATAGAGGCATGTGGCGGGGTAGGGGGCGCCAGGCTGGCGGCTATACAGCACCTCAGCCCAGGCCATATAAGCATCCTAGAGGGCTACGACACGGTCGTATTCATAGACTCCTACCTCTCCGAGGACATGCCGGAGGACGCGCGGGTGGCGGTGCTGGAGATAGACCCGGCCAAGCTGAGCGAGGCCGAAGTGGCCGAGCTAGTGCAGGAGATAGACCCTCACAGTCTCAACCCTGTGAGGCTCGTGGTTCTCGCCTACGCCGCCCAGCTGTTCAAGGGTAGGGCCTACCTGGTGGGGGTAAGGCCCTACAGCATAGAGTTCATGGAGGGGCTCAGCGGGGAGGTGAGGAAAGCCGTCCCCAAAGCCTTGGCGGAGTTGGAGAGGCTCCTGAGGAGGCTCGGCGCCAGGCTCCGGGCTCCAGCGGGCTGCGTGATGGAGTGGATCGAGGAGAACTGCGGGAGGCCTCTCCTAGACTAG
- the hypE gene encoding hydrogenase expression/formation protein HypE: MTWYIRLWKYITLAHGAGGKETEELVRNLIVQSVPPELWKVKGGTGLDILDDAALIPVGENRYIAVTVDTYTVKPLFFPGGDLGRLAASGTINDLLMVGARPLAVLDGVVVEEGFPVEDFKKIMDSFINTLKEEGVALIGGDFKVMPKGQLDGVVIASMGIGLVEGRPIVDTEVRPGDKIIVSGYLGDHGAAILAAQQAIGAEMKVESDVKPLTRLMLPLLEKHRESIHGAGDPTRGGLSMLLNDWAEKTKTVIVFEEEKVPVRPQVREYAEMLGVDPFSLASEGVAVLAVEPSKAQEILEYIHSLGFRDAAIVGQVYEPKDPRHAGRVLLKSMAGGVRILEPPSGEIVPRIC, from the coding sequence ATGACCTGGTACATCAGGCTCTGGAAATATATAACCCTGGCGCACGGTGCAGGCGGGAAGGAGACCGAGGAGCTGGTCAGGAACCTCATAGTCCAGAGTGTGCCGCCCGAGCTGTGGAAGGTTAAGGGAGGGACGGGGCTCGACATACTCGACGACGCCGCCCTCATACCCGTCGGCGAGAACCGCTACATAGCGGTGACCGTGGACACCTACACTGTTAAGCCCCTCTTCTTCCCCGGCGGTGATCTAGGTAGGCTAGCCGCCTCGGGCACCATAAACGACCTCCTCATGGTGGGTGCTAGGCCCCTCGCGGTCCTCGACGGCGTTGTCGTGGAGGAGGGCTTCCCCGTAGAGGACTTCAAGAAGATCATGGACAGCTTCATAAACACGCTAAAGGAGGAGGGTGTGGCGCTGATAGGCGGGGACTTCAAGGTTATGCCGAAGGGCCAGCTGGACGGCGTAGTGATAGCCTCTATGGGCATAGGCCTGGTCGAGGGCAGGCCCATCGTCGACACCGAGGTACGGCCTGGCGATAAGATAATTGTCTCCGGCTACCTCGGCGACCACGGGGCGGCGATACTGGCAGCCCAGCAGGCTATAGGCGCCGAGATGAAGGTTGAGAGCGACGTGAAGCCCCTAACCAGGCTCATGCTCCCCCTGCTGGAGAAGCACCGCGAGAGCATACATGGCGCCGGCGACCCCACCCGGGGAGGGCTCTCAATGCTCCTCAACGACTGGGCGGAGAAGACAAAGACGGTGATAGTGTTTGAGGAGGAGAAGGTGCCCGTGAGGCCGCAGGTACGCGAGTACGCTGAGATGCTCGGGGTAGATCCCTTCAGCCTCGCCAGCGAGGGCGTAGCGGTGCTGGCGGTGGAGCCCTCCAAGGCCCAGGAGATACTAGAGTACATCCACAGCCTTGGCTTCAGGGACGCCGCCATAGTGGGTCAGGTATACGAGCCCAAGGACCCCAGGCACGCTGGCAGGGTGCTCCTGAAGAGCATGGCGGGCGGCGTGAGGATACTCGAGCCCCCCAGCGGCGAGATAGTGCCCCGCATATGCTAG
- the hypF gene encoding carbamoyltransferase HypF produces the protein MHEPPRRALRLRVTGIVQGVGFRPFVYRLAISRGVSGYVVNLGGSEVEIHVEGSPSRLAGFIEGLYLERPPPARIEELEIEEVRPQGFKGFTIKRSEKRKSKRSMIPPDFGICRDCLKEVHDPSTRFYRYYWNSCAWCGPRFSMMYTVPYDRENTSMRKYSLCRDCRRDYEDPGNIRRFHAQGISCPRCGPRTYVYTMDGRRLPVEDPVEWAAEKIEEGYILAVKGVGGFHLAALASRDDVVEELRRRKRRPTKPFALMARDCSVVEKIAEPPPGACSVLESAERPILLLPRRPGSPVSPLVAPGLDTVGVMLPYTGFQALLLESVRDGFLIMTSGNKSGYPMCTTLECVFTHLRGIADYVVAHDREIVHRVDDSVLRYTEGELVFLRRARGYAPTWLYSPEQLPDMVAVGAELQTAGAVAFEDKIVPTQYIGDMDEPGQVEELEKELRWFIEVYSLRPRAVAVDMHPGYHNRPLAARLAEEYGAELVEVQHHHAHAAAAMLEDRVPPGEKRVAITIDGTGYGTDGTVWGGEVLVASYAGFTRAASLHPFRLPGGDAAAEWPVKALVGLMQASGLGEEEVLEILRRRGLLSRDKLPHGELEARVSYRLAAAGKAPLATSTGRTLDALAALLGVAWHRGYEGEPAMRLEAAARGGRDHGYTPRLVQMEGRLVVDTRGLLEWVLDNLDRLPPADLAATVQRALGRGLGEAAARAARGLSGPVYISGGAAVNTLIVQGVREALKDHGLEARLPHRLPPGDGGIAAGQVLVAASRILGWD, from the coding sequence TTGCACGAGCCTCCTCGGAGGGCGCTGCGGCTGCGCGTCACCGGAATAGTTCAGGGAGTTGGCTTCCGGCCCTTTGTCTACAGGCTCGCCATCTCCCGCGGCGTCTCCGGCTACGTGGTTAACCTCGGCGGCAGCGAGGTCGAGATACATGTTGAGGGCAGCCCCTCCCGGCTCGCAGGCTTCATAGAGGGCCTCTATCTCGAGAGGCCGCCGCCCGCCAGGATAGAGGAGCTCGAGATAGAAGAGGTGAGGCCCCAGGGCTTCAAGGGCTTCACCATAAAGAGGAGCGAGAAGAGGAAGAGCAAGAGAAGCATGATACCCCCCGACTTCGGCATATGCAGGGACTGCCTGAAGGAGGTCCACGACCCATCCACCAGGTTCTACCGCTACTACTGGAATAGCTGTGCCTGGTGCGGCCCCAGGTTCTCAATGATGTACACCGTGCCCTATGACCGGGAGAACACCTCTATGAGGAAGTACTCGCTCTGCAGGGATTGCAGGAGGGACTACGAGGACCCCGGCAACATAAGGAGGTTCCACGCCCAGGGGATCAGCTGCCCCCGCTGTGGCCCCAGGACCTATGTCTACACGATGGACGGGAGGAGGCTCCCCGTCGAGGACCCGGTCGAGTGGGCGGCGGAGAAGATAGAGGAGGGCTATATACTCGCGGTGAAGGGTGTTGGAGGCTTCCACCTGGCAGCCCTCGCTAGCCGGGACGACGTGGTGGAGGAGCTGCGTAGGAGGAAGAGGAGGCCCACCAAGCCCTTCGCCCTCATGGCGAGGGACTGCAGCGTGGTGGAGAAGATAGCTGAGCCCCCGCCCGGCGCCTGCAGTGTGCTGGAGTCGGCTGAGAGGCCCATACTCCTCCTCCCGCGGCGCCCTGGCTCCCCCGTCTCCCCCCTGGTAGCGCCTGGGCTGGACACGGTAGGGGTGATGCTCCCCTACACGGGGTTCCAGGCCCTGCTCCTCGAGAGCGTCCGTGACGGCTTCCTGATAATGACCAGCGGCAACAAGTCCGGGTACCCCATGTGCACTACGCTGGAGTGCGTCTTCACCCACCTGAGGGGGATAGCTGACTACGTGGTGGCGCATGACAGGGAGATAGTGCACCGCGTCGACGACAGCGTGCTCCGCTACACCGAGGGGGAGCTCGTCTTCCTCCGGAGGGCCAGGGGCTACGCCCCCACCTGGCTCTACTCTCCCGAGCAGCTCCCCGACATGGTGGCTGTGGGGGCTGAGCTGCAGACGGCTGGAGCGGTGGCGTTCGAGGACAAGATAGTGCCGACCCAGTATATAGGGGACATGGACGAGCCCGGGCAGGTGGAGGAGCTGGAGAAGGAGCTGCGCTGGTTCATAGAGGTCTACTCGCTCAGGCCGAGAGCCGTGGCGGTGGATATGCACCCCGGCTACCACAACAGGCCGCTCGCGGCGAGGCTGGCCGAGGAGTACGGGGCGGAGCTGGTGGAGGTCCAGCACCACCACGCCCACGCGGCAGCTGCTATGCTGGAGGACAGGGTGCCGCCGGGCGAGAAGAGGGTGGCTATAACAATCGACGGCACCGGCTACGGCACCGACGGCACGGTCTGGGGCGGCGAGGTGCTCGTGGCCAGCTACGCCGGCTTCACCCGCGCCGCCAGCCTCCACCCCTTCAGGCTCCCCGGGGGAGACGCGGCAGCCGAGTGGCCGGTCAAGGCCCTCGTGGGGCTCATGCAGGCCTCGGGCCTCGGCGAGGAGGAGGTACTGGAAATACTCCGCCGCCGCGGCCTCCTATCCCGCGACAAGCTTCCCCACGGCGAGCTGGAGGCGAGGGTGAGCTACCGGCTGGCCGCCGCGGGCAAGGCCCCCCTGGCAACGAGCACCGGCCGCACCCTAGACGCCCTCGCAGCCCTGCTGGGGGTGGCGTGGCATAGGGGCTACGAGGGGGAGCCGGCGATGAGGCTTGAGGCGGCTGCGAGGGGCGGCAGGGACCACGGCTACACGCCCCGGCTAGTACAGATGGAGGGCAGGCTGGTGGTGGACACCCGCGGCCTGCTCGAATGGGTGCTCGATAACCTGGACAGGCTCCCCCCGGCAGACCTTGCAGCCACGGTGCAGCGGGCCCTGGGGAGGGGCCTCGGCGAGGCGGCTGCGAGGGCTGCGAGGGGGCTCAGCGGCCCCGTCTACATCTCCGGCGGCGCCGCGGTGAACACGCTGATAGTCCAGGGGGTGCGCGAGGCGCTGAAGGACCACGGGCTCGAGGCGAGGCTCCCCCACCGCCTACCCCCGGGCGACGGGGGGATAGCGGCGGGCCAGGTGCTTGTGGCGGCTTCCAGGATTCTCGGCTGGGACTAA
- a CDS encoding HypC/HybG/HupF family hydrogenase formation chaperone, with translation MCLGIPAEVKEVKGNIAVVDFGDGVLREIDAGALEGFKPGDIVIVHAGVAIERLDEDRAREMMRVIEAFISDLERKADELERLFQVEEMVEKQ, from the coding sequence ATGTGCCTGGGCATACCCGCAGAGGTGAAGGAGGTAAAGGGTAACATAGCCGTGGTCGACTTCGGCGACGGCGTCCTCCGCGAGATAGATGCCGGCGCGCTCGAGGGCTTCAAGCCCGGCGACATAGTGATAGTGCATGCGGGCGTGGCGATCGAGCGACTGGACGAGGACCGCGCTAGGGAGATGATGCGGGTGATAGAAGCTTTCATATCCGACCTGGAGCGCAAGGCCGACGAGCTGGAGCGCCTCTTCCAGGTAGAGGAGATGGTGGAGAAGCAGTAG